The following proteins are encoded in a genomic region of Rickettsiales bacterium:
- a CDS encoding OmpA family protein produces MTKRISIVSAIAFAAAVVLPVASFAQDMIPNAIVHDSRGNQVKDERGNCIRTTYGDHNENCGAAVAQVVQEPVAHTRLASVYFDFNKSTLNKKGRVTLNKLLRTLRNKKIEEVTISGYADALGSDSYNMALSKKRAEAVKHYLNAHGFKHADTEMHALGKKDADASCKGLKDGKLHACMQEDRRVDIEVKSVVKNAQ; encoded by the coding sequence ATGACTAAACGTATTTCCATAGTTTCTGCGATTGCCTTTGCGGCCGCAGTTGTGCTGCCGGTGGCTTCCTTCGCGCAGGACATGATCCCGAATGCCATCGTGCATGATTCCCGTGGCAATCAGGTGAAGGACGAACGCGGTAACTGCATCCGTACCACCTACGGCGACCATAACGAAAACTGCGGTGCTGCAGTGGCTCAGGTTGTACAGGAACCGGTAGCGCACACCAGGCTCGCTTCTGTTTATTTCGACTTCAACAAGTCCACGCTGAACAAAAAGGGCCGCGTGACCCTGAACAAACTGCTGCGCACCCTGCGTAACAAGAAGATCGAAGAAGTGACCATCAGCGGTTATGCGGATGCACTCGGTTCCGACTCTTACAACATGGCGCTGTCCAAGAAGCGCGCTGAAGCAGTTAAGCATTACCTGAACGCTCACGGCTTCAAGCATGCTGACACCGAAATGCACGCGCTGGGCAAGAAAGATGCCGATGCATCCTGCAAAGGCCTGAAAGATGGCAAACTGCATGCTTGCATGCAGGAAGACCGCCGCGTAGACATCGAAGTGAAAAGCGTTGTTAAGAACGCCCAGTAA
- a CDS encoding ACT domain-containing protein yields MKSIKLMAEDRPGLAADITEILGSHNINIEDLDGRIIDSQAIVEMVVDKPHDAVMALRQKGFKVVSNELVVIRIVDEPGASAKITRELNDAKLSIRGISTMHRQDGYCYVALSTDNDEVARKLLHDVLI; encoded by the coding sequence ATGAAATCCATTAAGCTGATGGCGGAAGACCGCCCCGGCCTCGCTGCCGATATTACCGAAATCCTTGGCAGCCATAACATCAATATTGAAGATCTGGACGGCAGAATCATCGACAGTCAGGCGATTGTAGAAATGGTTGTCGATAAGCCGCATGATGCCGTCATGGCACTGCGCCAGAAAGGCTTCAAGGTGGTGTCCAATGAACTGGTGGTCATCCGTATCGTGGATGAGCCCGGCGCTTCCGCCAAGATTACCCGCGAGTTAAACGATGCGAAGCTTTCTATTCGCGGCATCAGTACGATGCACCGGCAGGACGGTTATTGCTACGTGGCGCTCAGCACGGATAATGATGAAGTGGCCCGTAAGCTGCTGCACGACGTGTTGATTTAG
- a CDS encoding nuclear transport factor 2 family protein: MKPIEEPITGDEPLTDLSQPQQALIEFYKAFNTRNLDLIDQNFAATDEVVIDNPLGGIRRGSEEPRKMYKSIFQSPADVHVTFSDYTIDRAGDVFWAVGFEKGTYKEGGNTHDLTIRTSRLFRLIDGRWRQVHHHGSIDDPQLLAKFQSAVRSPKPSAVA, encoded by the coding sequence ATGAAACCAATCGAAGAGCCCATTACCGGCGACGAACCCCTGACGGATTTAAGCCAGCCTCAGCAGGCCCTTATTGAATTCTATAAGGCATTCAATACGCGTAACCTGGACTTGATAGACCAAAATTTTGCGGCGACGGATGAAGTCGTCATTGATAATCCTCTGGGCGGAATCAGGCGCGGTTCTGAAGAGCCCCGCAAAATGTATAAGAGTATTTTTCAAAGCCCGGCGGATGTCCATGTAACGTTCTCGGACTATACTATCGATCGGGCTGGCGATGTATTCTGGGCGGTTGGGTTTGAAAAGGGGACATATAAAGAGGGTGGTAACACCCATGACTTGACCATTCGTACAAGCCGGTTATTCCGGCTGATAGATGGCAGATGGAGACAGGTCCATCATCACGGCTCTATCGATGATCCGCAGCTGCTTGCAAAATTCCAAAGTGCTGTCCGCTCGCCGAAACCTTCAGCGGTTGCCTAG
- a CDS encoding histidine decarboxylase produces the protein MDNDSQKRLDELYDRLNYKSKELMGYPIAHSFDYSSLYRFLEFPINNIGDPFQPSTYHMGTREMEREVVDFFAALFKAEPGSYWGYVTNGGTEGNLYGLYLARELYPNGIVYFSEDTHYSVAKNVHLLGMRHIMISSQANGEIDYDDLKESIRLHRDVPAIVFANIGTTMKEARDDTLRIRGILDSLVIHQRYIHSDGAFCGPYAQFLTPKPAFDFTEGADSIAISGHKFLGSPIPCGVVIARKDNVERIGQSIGYIGCRDTTITGSRNAFSPLLLWHVIKTYGVEGLKERIGICLDVADYTVKTLNEHGIPAWRNTNALTVVIPKASDAIKLKWALATQGEESHIILAPGVTKERVDALVRDLVTDKKENAA, from the coding sequence ATGGACAATGACAGTCAGAAGCGCCTGGACGAACTTTACGACAGGCTGAATTATAAAAGTAAGGAACTGATGGGATATCCCATCGCACATAGCTTCGATTATTCCTCACTCTACCGGTTTCTCGAATTCCCAATCAACAATATCGGCGATCCGTTCCAGCCCAGCACCTACCATATGGGCACGCGTGAGATGGAGCGCGAGGTCGTGGATTTCTTCGCTGCGCTTTTCAAAGCCGAGCCGGGCAGTTACTGGGGTTATGTCACCAATGGCGGCACGGAAGGCAATCTCTACGGGCTTTACCTTGCACGCGAGCTTTATCCTAACGGCATTGTCTATTTCTCCGAGGACACACATTACAGCGTCGCCAAGAACGTACATCTGCTGGGCATGCGCCATATCATGATCAGTTCGCAGGCGAACGGCGAAATCGACTATGACGATCTCAAGGAAAGTATCCGCCTACACCGCGATGTTCCGGCCATTGTCTTCGCCAATATCGGCACCACGATGAAAGAAGCGAGGGACGATACACTGCGCATTCGCGGCATACTGGACAGCCTTGTCATCCACCAGCGCTATATTCATAGCGACGGCGCATTCTGCGGCCCCTATGCTCAGTTCCTGACGCCCAAGCCTGCATTCGACTTCACCGAAGGCGCAGACTCCATCGCCATCAGCGGGCATAAATTCCTCGGCTCCCCCATCCCCTGCGGCGTCGTCATCGCCCGCAAGGATAACGTAGAGCGCATCGGCCAGAGTATCGGCTATATCGGCTGCCGCGATACGACCATCACCGGCTCACGCAATGCCTTTTCACCCTTGCTGTTATGGCACGTCATCAAGACATACGGTGTGGAAGGGTTGAAGGAACGTATCGGTATCTGTCTCGACGTTGCCGATTACACGGTCAAAACACTTAACGAGCACGGTATTCCCGCATGGCGCAATACGAATGCGTTGACCGTCGTTATCCCCAAGGCAAGCGATGCCATTAAACTCAAATGGGCGCTGGCGACGCAGGGGGAAGAAAGTCACATCATTCTCGCGCCCGGCGTCACAAAAGAGCGAGTGGATGCGCTGGTGCGCGATCTTGTAACGGATAAGAAGGAGAATGCAGCATGA